CATATTTAAATTTCTGGTTTCTGAAAGTCTTGTACTTTGTTTTAAATACAGGAAATGGAATTCCAAAATTTGTTGCTAAAGGTGGGTAAGGCACTGTCTAAAGATGAAGTGAAAGCCTTGGTCTTTCTTTGCACTGACCTCCTGGACCAAAAGCCAAACAAGGTGGAAACGGCCAGTGAGCTCTTCTCCTGCCTGATGAAACAAGACCATCTCTCACCTGAGAACCCACAGCTCCTGACCGAGCTTCTGGTCACTACTGAACATCATGCCCTGATCCGGGATCTCTGTCTCGCTCCACATACAACAACGAGCTTTATTTCTCCCTACAGGTATGCCGTTCATGTTTCGCTTCGTACTGTTTCGTTTTTCTGATTTAGGTTTACAttgaaaaataaattttaatcTGTAAAGCTATTTCTATCAAATGTTTTTCTGTAATTCCAGGAAGCTTCTTTACAGCCTCTCTGAAGAAATTACTGATGGTGATCTGAGAGAAGTGAAGTTCTTGTTAAACACGATGATCCCACGTAGAAAACTGGGGGAACATATTGTAAGTGCGCCTTCAGAAATGTGGTAAATGTAGCCCATAATATTTCATTCTAGTCCTTCTTTATAACAATGTGTTATGTATGTGTACTTGTTACCCGTAGCATCGCCTGCCATACGTTGTCACATTTTCCTTTGAACAAACCTGCAGAACTTCCGCACATACACTTCATTTTTCCATCAGTGCAAAGACCTTGTGTCATTTTCAGACTACACTGGAAGTCTTCTTGGAGATGGAGCGCATGGACCACCTTAGCGAAAGTAATCTAAACACCCTGGAGACCATAGTGAGGGAGGTGTGTCCCATGCTGAATGCTAAGATCAACCAGTTTAAAAAACGGCGAGGTAAGCTATTCACAAAACGTCTCTTGCTGAATgtaatttcagtttcatttgattttatttttgagtcTATTTGCCATTCTGTTTACTTTGTTTTGTAAGTAAAGatggaaaagaaacaaagttctattcttttctattttaattatgctgaggtaattagattacttttCTGTTGGGACAAAAACACAGGTCCTCTAATCTGTGGGATTCCACAAGGTTCAATTCTAGGTCCATTGTTATTCTACAACTCACAACAAGAGTTGCCTCACCgcgctttgtattgtaaggtaaacaTCCTACATAATAAGGAAATGAACGTAAACGATCACATCACACAACCTCGTATGAGCAGCACATGGTGATGGCAGGAaggaaaaagttatttttaacgTCTGAAttaagaaacctccagcagaagctcagagaggggcGGCTGTCTGATGCCAacagggtgaggggaggaagatggACCAAAACACTAACCCTGGaataaatgattaaatgcagctgTAATATTTTATTCTTCACTGTAACATCTTATTTCTCACAGTGTTCATTTGCAGACAGAGGCTTTCAGTTTGTGACACCAAGACTCTGGAGCAGTTTACCACTTCAGCTACGTTTCTCTCTGCGACTCTGAAGAGTCAAAACCTTCTGTTGAAATTTTCCTGTTTAGCCAGGCCTTCTGTTGACATTctctttttattaatattattatcttatttcattatttttgttctgttctgacAGGTTGCTTTTtcaggttgtttgttttttccattctaTTAACTGTTGTACAGTGCTTTATGACTTTATGCCTGTGAAAAGACATAAGTAAAGTTTATGTAACCATAGCCTTAAAGCAGGGCAGGCATGCACTTTGACCATTTGCTTTAAATAGAGGGTGCTGTGTCTTATCTTCACTTCACTTTACAGTCACATTCCATCTTATTAAtggttctgttttttgtttatgtttttactaGAGCGAAGCTAGGACTCTGTTTGCTCTGATCCTTATCAGGGCAATTGTCGATCTTTAGTGGGGAGGGGCCCATTTGGAAAACCAGCTAACTGTAAAAGTCATATTTCCTTTTGCATTCCATTTAGATGCTTGGATAGCCATATCTGGTTCGAAGCGGGCTTCAAATTTGTCTTAAGCTTACAGTTTGAAACACTACTATtatgggttgtttttttgttttttttaagtctatCAAAATTTACTTAGGTTATTTTTGTATCACTATTGCATACGAATACAAGCAAAGTCATTTAATACTCTAAATCAGTTTGTTAGAATCATTAGCTTCAGTCAGGAATTAGTCAAAGATTTGTTTTgaaatcatttttaatgatctttGAATTTGACTTTCCTGCATTCCTCTTATggggagataaaaaaaaaaaaagagcgtcagtcacataaacagtgtctctcttccacagcatgtctttggtATCTTCATCCCCTCACCCACAACTGGTtgcggcagatggccgcccctccctgagcctaaatctgctggaggttttttcctgttaaaagggagtttttccttccctgtCGCAAAACCTTTTACCTTAGAATATAAAgggccttgaggcaactgttgttttgACATAGCACTgtataaattaaactgaatcGAATGGGTTAAGCACTGAGACGAGCAGTCGTGATTCAAACAATAGCTAAACTCTTGTTTAGCTTTTTGTGAAATAATACCAGACGTTTAAAACCTTGAAATATAATTGTTCCCCCCGCAATTATTGCCCTTCTTTGCAGTCACCTGTCCTGTTATGACAACTGATGCTATATCAACTCAAGAAAAGGAGTCCGTCACCATGCCGATATCGCCATCTACAAACACACAAGATgaggtgtgtgtattttttttcttatatatgTGACATGCTTAAATCGTAATCACTGGTTACGGCCCTGGCACTACATTTAATTTGAGCTGGAGCCCTCCAGGCGGATCATTCTTCCCTTTGTATACTTAGTTTTCATTCCAGAGTTTAACTTGTGGATCAAATAGAAGTTTACAAGTAATGCACTGAATCATGTCTTCCCTGTAATCTGTGTCATTTATCTCTGTAGGGCTTGGGAACATATCCCATGACATCTGAAAAGAGGGGCATCTGTTTAATTGTTAACAACGATAACTTCAGTAAGTCCAGCCAACTAAGGAAACGGGAAGGAACTGAAGTGGATCAAAGTAAGCAAATTTTGGCAGTCAATATACGCTTCATGTTTGTGGTCCTGCATCATCCTTAGATCGTCTGTTTCTTCCAGAATGTCTGCAGAGTGTGTTTCAGTGGCTCGGCTTTAAAGTGGAGAGCCACCATGACTGTGACACGAACCAGATGCTCTCTGTGTTCAAGGAGCTTGGCAAAAGAGACCACAGTCGGTTTGACTGCGTAGTGTGCTGTGTTCTGAGTCATGGTGTGGAAGGCAGCGTGTACGGTGTGGATGGATCCACTGTCAAGATCAGTGATTTGACGGACCTTTTCAATGGATTAAATTGCCCGTCTTTAGTGGGCAAGCCCAAGCTGTTTTTCATCCAGGCCTGCCAGGGAAACAACGAGCAGCAAGCTGTCTTCATTGAATCTGATAGCTCTGCATACAGCTTTCATTGGACTGATGCTATAAAGGCTAAACAGGGTATCCCAAATAGTGCAGATTTCCTGCTGGGAATGGCCACAGTTCCTTTTCATGTTTCCTTCAGAGAGAGAACCAATGGCACCTGGTTTATTCAGTCTTTGTGCCAAAACCTTGTTCAGATGGTGCCCAGGTTAGTGAACCAAAAtatcaaatataataaaatttattttttttttaaaatgaagaagAATGCTTTTTTACAAAAATGCTGTACATTAGCTCACCCTGTGTCTTATTTTTCCTAGGGAGTTTGATCTCATGTCAATCCTGACAAAAGTGAATGCAGATGTTAGCAAGAAGAGTGATCAGTATGGTCAAAGAAAGCAGATGCCTCAGCCAGCCTTCTCACTCAGGAAGAAGGTGGTGTTTCCGGTTCCCAACGTCCCTACTCCATCTATTCACAAAGCATCGTCAAATTCTTGATTTTTACGTTACTTCAGAGCTGTGGATGCAGATCAAGAATTAAATGCAACAATTTGTTGAAATGCAGAAGTTTTCtatcaaaatatttttaatgcagtttgGTGTAGAATATTTTGAATTTTAGTCCTCTGTGATCAGGATTAATGTTCTTAATAAATGTGGCTCTCAATAACCTCACCAGGTCTCCATGGTAACATATACTACTTATGCTAACATGCTCTTGATCAGGATGTTTTTAAGAGTTAAATGTTAATTCTGCTGTTAGTGTTGGATTATAACAACATTCTCTAAGTGCCATAGAGCTTATCCATTGATGCTAATGAATGAAGCCTTGCAGTGGAGTCTGCAATTGGATGTCATGTCTGTTGGCAGCCAGTCTGCTGGCACAGCTCCATATGGAGCCGTGCCAGAATTGATTGAAATGTAACCAGAGTAATTAATATTGttcattctttaaaaaacaagcaaacaaactttACCCCGTTTTGTTACTTTCTTAATTAACTGTTGTAAGTGAAAAGTGAATCAAGGAATACTGCATTACATCAAAATACAGAATCTACTAAAAAATACTTCTCAGTTtctttataaaaatgttttgtcaacAAGCACTGTAATTCTAACGCACACCCATCCTTACAAGACAAAAACGCAGTGAAGGTTAAAGACTTGCCTTACACAAGAAACTTGTAACGTCAGCCTCCTTAGTGATCCATCCACCTCGTGACAGTGAGTCACAGCTGCCTTTCCCGCAATCATTAACGCTTTAGATGTGTACTGTGTATATTTTGTAGTCAGTAATGTGTTAAGATTTAAAAGGAACCTTTTGACATTTAGCCTCGTTTGACTTTGTCTAATAATCGGGAGTCCAAATCTCTACAACAAAAATTGCAacaattaaaagtaaaatgtgaCAAAGCTACGCCTACAGAATGTGTGACTCAGAGCGAAAGGCCTCACTCTGTTCCTGTACCTGCTCTGACAGGCTGCCTAAACGTTCGTCCTATCGCTGCAACACCTCAGCACGCAAGTATTTTCCACATACTGATAATCTGTTGAAACCATATTTCCATGTAACAACCAGTCACACTTGTCAATCAACCGCCTTCTCCTTTTACTGCATTGTTTGTTGCTTCTCCCTCCAAATGCTCGACTTCTTGCAGAAGTTTTTTGCTATGAAAAATATTACAGGTAACATTACCATGGCAACATAGAGCTCATAGACATTTACTAAATAAGAGTTCCTCTTTCGCAGTTTAGACAGACTTCACTCGCTTGTTTTGTCTCCAAATGGCTTCAACATATGACAGAGATTTATGTGTATTGCAACAATTTTCACTCACTAATGGAGTGATCAGCACACCAACTTTAACTCTGAGTCTTGTTTATCGAACCAGACTGCAGCGGGAGACACTGAACCATATACTGAAAGTGCCAAAAACATGAGAACATTCTTAGCATTCAGTAATTTCCTTTGTTGAGCTGAGCAGCTCACGTGCTGAAAGTAATAGTAGATGTTTAGGTCTGACAGGGATTGCCAGTGCAACTTCTACAGAGACGTGACCAGGGAACACACTGAGAAAGTTGCTATGTGAGtgcatgatttttatttttttttaattgtttttgggGGGTAAAAGGATAAGTCAAAACTTTGgtggctgaattacaacaaaatataacaaagtCTGCCCCTCCAAAAATAAATTTTCAGGGAACAGCAGAAAGGAGGAGCACAAAGACAAACAAGGCAAAACATAAACTATGACACAACCCGAAGAATGACTTTCGTACTAGTCATggctgtggggttttttgtaggTTTGATTTGACTTTCCTGTTGTTATTGACCATGTCTGAGCTGCAGAAACCCTGCACTTGAACCTCTGTCTCCACCTTCAGGTCGACTCCATACAAGTCCCTTGAACTGCTTTGATTTGCTTGTGTCCGACTGACAGACACCCAGATCAGTCTCCCTGCCCTGCACTGCCTTTAGGATGTTAGGTGTGTATTATATGAGTTTATGGTAAAAT
This window of the Maylandia zebra isolate NMK-2024a linkage group LG16, Mzebra_GT3a, whole genome shotgun sequence genome carries:
- the casp10 gene encoding caspase-8, whose amino-acid sequence is MEFQNLLLKVGKALSKDEVKALVFLCTDLLDQKPNKVETASELFSCLMKQDHLSPENPQLLTELLVTTEHHALIRDLCLAPHTTTSFISPYRKLLYSLSEEITDGDLREVKFLLNTMIPRRKLGEHITTLEVFLEMERMDHLSESNLNTLETIVREVCPMLNAKINQFKKRRVTCPVMTTDAISTQEKESVTMPISPSTNTQDEGLGTYPMTSEKRGICLIVNNDNFSKSSQLRKREGTEVDQKCLQSVFQWLGFKVESHHDCDTNQMLSVFKELGKRDHSRFDCVVCCVLSHGVEGSVYGVDGSTVKISDLTDLFNGLNCPSLVGKPKLFFIQACQGNNEQQAVFIESDSSAYSFHWTDAIKAKQGIPNSADFLLGMATVPFHVSFRERTNGTWFIQSLCQNLVQMVPREFDLMSILTKVNADVSKKSDQYGQRKQMPQPAFSLRKKVVFPVPNVPTPSIHKASSNS